Proteins encoded within one genomic window of Glandiceps talaboti chromosome 3, keGlaTala1.1, whole genome shotgun sequence:
- the LOC144432833 gene encoding dapdiamide synthesis protein DdaC-like, with product MSAFSPLWKTKQPPMKTWGVLVSRTKYIYSRIVDDVTPKTKAVLAGREWLPGAKCDGKQLPEYLAGPRDNFPVVYKWQGSSQQNVYDLAKQARQILDDKLSLYGAVLFRNSPLSNSSAFSEFMEGLGYTMTGYEGGTGIRHNVKKDVLTASDEPPNYSIELHNEMSYSPTYPKKLFFFCDMPAQPGQGGESVICDNRDVLPKLNPQLVDKVRKVGIKYLRYLPQQQPGGYTSWQKSFLTDDRAEVERMLQERGMNYQWEEGGALSIWQKLPAFTIHPKTGEEIWFNHLCAHHASYYKAHPFYAHLNTPDNRYPKHCYYGDGGDVEEETLQHIRNALWSVAVGFQMQRGDVIALDNISVRHARLSFTGERRLLVSLTRD from the exons ATGTCAGCATTTTCACCGCTGtggaaaacaaaacaaccaCCTATGAAGACATGGGGTGTTCTGGTATCAAGAACGAAATACATTTACAGCAGAATTGTTGATGACGTGACACCGAAAACAAAAGCTGTACTCGCAGGACGAGAATGGCTTCCGGGTGCAAAATGCGATGGAAAACAACTGCCAGAATATTTGGCAGGTCCGCGAGATAATTTTCCAGTTGTGTACAAATGGCAGGGGTCGTCTCAGCAGAACGTCTATGATTTGGCCAAACAAGCACGTCAAATACTCGACGATAAACTGTCCTTGTATGGGGCGGTTCTATTCCGCAACAGTCCATTATCAAACAGCTCGGCGTTCTCTGAATTTATGGAAGGTCTTGGGTACACCATGACGGGGTATGAAGGAGGGACGGGTATCAGACATAATGTAAAGAAAGATGTCCTAACAGCAAGCGACGAACCACCTAATTATAGCATTGAACTGCACAACGAAATGTCATACTCTCCAACATATCCCAAGAAG CTTTTCTTTTTCTGTGACATGCCTGCTCAACCCGGTCAAGGAGGTGAAAGTGTTATATGTGATAACAGAGATGTCCTGCCAAAACTTAATCCACAACTTGTTGATAAAGTACGAAAAGTTGGTATCAAATACTTGCGATATTTGCCCCAGCAACAACCTGGTGGCTATACCAGTTGGCAGAAG TCATTCCTAACAGATGATAGAGCTGAAGTTGAACGAATGTTGCAAGAACGTGGAATGAATTACCAATGGGAAGAAGGTGGCGCCCTTTCTATTTGGCAGAAGCTACCTGCATTTACCATTCACCCAAAGACCG GAGAAGAAATCTGGTTTAACCATCTTTGTGCCCATCATGCATCATACTATAAGGCCCATCCATTCTATGCTCATCTCAACACCCCTGATAACAGATATCCTAAACattgttactatggtgatggtggtgacgTAGAGGAGGAGACTTTACAACATATCAGGAATGCCCTATGGAGTGTAGCGGTTGGTTTTCAGATGCAGCGCGGTGACGTCATCGCTCTTGATAACATCAGTGTTCGACATGCAAGACTTAGTTTTACAGGGGAAAGAAGATTGTTAGTCAGCCTGACCAGAGATTGA